One region of Culex pipiens pallens isolate TS chromosome 2, TS_CPP_V2, whole genome shotgun sequence genomic DNA includes:
- the LOC120418688 gene encoding uncharacterized protein LOC120418688 — MDGPEFEIRICRFCLRSSAEEEELVNVCEDVELAFKIMACLSLEVDPEDGLPATICAECLKLMEKLALFRDQCGRAELLLRASKHSKVPLLEKFERVRFDSEERRAVGVDVGVQVEELVCDEPVASDAGGVDDVFSVEQFRLDLDDEGWQLADEPDDELLVDLTRDLYGEEDAGGTKVCEDVHKNEEQVQPEEEPISIQENTVSNSEILDISDESRSTSPSPSEHSDSSSLDTCSFVSNKELRERMEEMLLADDLEQAQSIDGSEMRSLVTGFDVDNPRKSPSLEIFDLTSSPEPARIDSLRPKTPQPSFAEAMRMLTVSPETPSKSASSKHNWSTILNRNKVVPQTPRAEDDEDPLESQLRQIAGMPDTPASPDPETPASPDLDTIFGEYDPISDGEDQPLDIYAGCEPISDEDTVVADRNMATTPKKPIAIPDDAATPEEIFDCDLCDKFYPRLTLLETHYRTYHTSPQNRSGGARMSIVIDNPTRKCPKCGEMVHKASFWAHKKSHNGGERQLINYDRADVTI, encoded by the coding sequence ATGGATGGTCCAGAGTTTGAGATTAGGATTTGTAGATTTTGTCTGCGGTCCTcggcggaggaggaggagttGGTGAACGTTTGTGAGGATGTGGAGTTGGCGTTCAAGATCATGGCGTGTTTGAGTTTGGAGGTCGATCCCGAGGACGGACTTCCGGCAACGATCTGCGCCGAGTGTTTGAAGTTGATGGAGAAGTTGGCGCTGTTCAGGGATCAGTGTGGAAGGGCGGAGCTGTTGTTGAGGGCCTCGAAGCATAGTAAGGTGCCGCTGTTGGAAAAGTTTGAGCGGGTGAGATTTGATAGTGAGGAGCGACGGGCTGTTGGAGTCGATGTGGGTGTTCAGGTGGAGGAGTTGGTGTGTGATGAACCCGTGGCGAgtgatgctggtggtgttgatgATGTCTTTTCGGTGGAGCAGTTCCGTTTAGATCTGGATGACGAAGGTTGGCAACTGGCGGATGAACCTGACGACGAGCTGTTGGTTGACTTGACGCGGGACTTGTACGGTGAAGAAGATGCTGGTGGTACTAAGGTTTGTGAAGATGTGCACAAGAACGAGGAGCAGGTTCAACCTGAAGAGGAGCCAATCAGCATTCAGGAGAATACTGTATCAAATTCTGAAATATTGGACATCTCCGACGAAAGTCGATCgacaagtccaagtccaagtgaGCACTCGGATTCTTCTTCCCTGGACACGTGCAGTTTTGTGTCGAACAAAGAACTTCGCGAACGAATGGAAGAAATGCTACTAGCTGACGATCTTGAGCAAGCTCAATCTATCGATGGAAGCGAAATGCGTAGTTTGGTGACTGGCTTCGACGTAGACAATCCACGGAAGTCGCCATCCTTGGAAATCTTCGATCTAACGAGCTCACCAGAACCAGCACGAATCGACTCTCTTAGGCCAAAGACACCCCAGCCAAGCTTCGCGGAAGCGATGCGAATGCTGACAGTATCTCCCGAAACACCCAGCAAGTCCGCTTCATCCAAGCATAACTGGAGCACAATCCTCAACCGGAACAAGGTAGTTCCACAAACCCCAAGAGCCGAAGACGATGAAGACCCCCTCGAATCCCAGCTTCGCCAAATCGCTGGAATGCCGGACACCCCCGCTTCCCCCGATCCGGAAACCCCCGCTTCTCCAGATCTGGACACCATATTCGGCGAGTACGACCCAATATCCGACGGCGAAGATCAACCGCTGGACATCTACGCAGGATGCGAACCAATTTCGGACGAAGACACCGTAGTGGCAGATCGCAACATGGCGACGACCCCCAAGAAACCCATCGCGATCCCGGATGATGCCGCCACCCCGGAGGAGATCTTCGACTGCGACCTCTGCGACAAGTTCTACCCGAGGTTGACCCTGCTGGAGACGCACTACCGGACGTACCACACGTCGCCACAGAATCGAAGCGGTGGGGCGAGGATGTCCATCGTGATCGATAACCCCACACGGAAATGTCCCAAGTGTGGCGAGATGGTGCACAAGGCGTCGTTTTGGGCGCACAAGAAGTCGCACAATGGTGGGGAGCGGCAGCTGATTAATTACGATAGGGCGGATGTGACGATTTGA
- the LOC120418689 gene encoding bromodomain-containing protein DDB_G0280777-like, which produces MIPAEVLASDPAILEKAKELSVRRICRLCLSEEDALVDMDVVWKMKILSCIPLVTIGSDKLPKFICEPCGKFVKRCFEFRQLCKKAEQLLVSYPLTGGWSGELVIPRWLHDKDHFEQVQVSKKRKAVEELVVPQVGSVRVRSHESMSLQSPTITPGTVEQTMQEMMVDLPSRQEVIDSFPSVTPTATYAIPVIQSQPVSPQYPSSMLPYNSPSQFSHRAQNITPVNQPPQKIQRTNSIQNVPQLLLHPGYTMQQHKPQLLNQPQIQSCNTNLNNMNNMLAQLSSYPQPVVQQQQHQAQLSYSELVNQLQRPPLYHQSQQLLSTSMNHQQQPSITMTLTRSQNFNQQSIPMTPTRCQVPPESLSITPVRRQITPAIHQQPSLPMVPSMSLNYHQPSAPMTPSRNSNLYQNQQQQNPSPNQQPQQPQQPPNNPVNLWCHYEAAW; this is translated from the exons ATGATTCCCGCGGAAGTTCTAGCGAGCGATCCGGCCATTCTGGAGAAGGCCAAGGAGTTGAGTGTGCGCCGGATTTGTCGGTTATGTTTGAGCGAAGAGGACGCTTTGGTGGACATGGATGTGGTGTGGAAGATGAAGATCCTGAGTTGTATCCCGTTGGTGACGATCGGCAGTGATAAACTGCCCAAGTTCATATGTGAACCCTGTGGAAAGTTCGTGAAGAGGTGCTTCGAGTTTAGGCAGTTGTGCAAGAAGGCGGAACAGTTGTTGGTTTCGTACCCGTTGACCGGAGGTTGGTCCGGGGAACTTGTGATTCCGCGGTGGCTGCACGACAAAGATCATTTCGAGCAGGTTCAAGTTAGCAAGAAACGGAAAGCTGTTGAGGAGCTGGTAGTACCGCAGGTTGGTAGTGTTCGAGTGAGATCCCACGAATCGATGTCGCTGCAATCTCCTACGATTACTCCCGGAACGGTAGAGCAAACTATGCAGGAGATGATGGTTGACTTACCGTCCCGCCAAGAAGTGATTGATTCGTTTCCATCAGTTACGCCAACCGCAACTTACGCAATCCCAGTTATTCAGAGTCAACCAGTGAGTCCTCAATACCCGTCAAGTATGCTACCCTACAATTCGCCATCCCAGTTCAGCCATCGCGCCCAAAACATCACGCCAGTTAATCAACCACCCCAAAAGATCCAGCGAACCAACAGTATTCAAAACGTGCCTCAACTACTCCTTCATCCCGGTTACACAATGCAACAGCACAAACCGCAGCTGCTGAACCAACCTCAAATTCAATCCTGCAACACTAACTTGAACAACATGAACAATATGCTGGCGCAGTTGTCCAGCTATCCACAACCTGTAGTtcagcaacaacaacaccagGCACAATTGTCCTACTCCGAATTGGTAAATCAGCTTCAAAGACCTCCACTTTACCACCAAAGCCAACAACTTCTGTCAACATCTATGAACCATCAACAACAACCGTCGATTACCATGACTCTAACCAGAAgtcagaatttcaatcaacaatcgattccCATGACGCCTACTAGATGTCAAGTTCCACCAGAGTCGCTTTCCATAACTCCAGTCAGAAGACAAATCACGCCAGCAATCCATCAACAACCATCGCTTCCCATGGTACCTTCCATGAGCCTGAACTACCATCAACCTTCAGCGCCCATGACACCGTCCAGAAATTCTAACCTCTAtcaaaaccaacaacaacaaaatcccTCACCAAATCAACAACCCCAACAACCACAACAGCCGCCCAACAATCCGGTCAATCTCTGGTGTCAC TACGAGGCCGCTTGGTAA